From Microcaecilia unicolor chromosome 11, aMicUni1.1, whole genome shotgun sequence, the proteins below share one genomic window:
- the PLPPR3 gene encoding phospholipid phosphatase-related protein type 3, producing the protein MISAKDKTKSKAPKDSMTLLPCFYFVELPIVASSIVTLYFLELTDLFTPARVGFQCYDRTLSMPYVESNEEMIPLLMLLSLAFAAPAASIMVGEGIVYCLQSKLKGRKGSEGSINAGGCNFNSFLRRTVRFVGVHVFGLCATALVTDIIQLATGYHAPFFLTVCKPNYTLLGISCELNPYITQDICVGQDQHAILSARKTFPSQHATLSAFAAVYVSMYFNSIISDSTKLLKPVLVFAFAIAAGICGLTQITQYRSHPADVYVGFLIGSGIAAYLAYHAVGNFQAPNEKMPANPPTKDALRALTQRGHDSVYQQNKSVSTDELNPQQRLDAMNTQVHREKNSLGSLKRASVDVDLLAPRSPMGKENMVTFSNTLPRVNTPSMDDPARRHMTIHVPVDASRSKQLISEWKQKSLEGRSLTLGEEVALVQAHRRTVSEAAGLSMDEDEHIPPSLYPTVQARNTERGSIGPRVLIQPRPGSSQLVHIPEESQGASNTSPKGSAAVRAKWMMMAEKGTAQRTANPPRLMQVIAMSKQQGMMTVTPKHSETSSSSTTSSSDSSQYRSPSDRDSSSIVTIDAHAPHHPVVHLSSGNGPWEWKNTQKRTDTQDTYELNELGKEYQGFRPPKSAGISPGSSISDLEPDEPSYGGMATGIAGGAVMGSTGAIERRECTPENVLGSSSQESTLRRKGSPLMTGEKDSHTESEENFYKKLQANRRFKE; encoded by the exons ATGATCTCAGCCAAGGATAAAACAAAGAGCAAAGCCCCAAAGGACAGCATGACCCTTCTACCCTGCTTCTACTTTGTGGAG CTCCCAATCGTGGCCTCCTCCATTGTGACCCTTTACTTCCTGGAGCTGACGGACCTTTTCACGCCGGCCAGGGTAGGCTTTCAGTGCTACGACCGGACTCTCTCCATGCCTTATGTGGAGAGCAACGAGGAGATGATTCCCTTGCTAATGCTTCTCAGCCTGGCATTTGCAGCACCTGCTGCTTCC ATCATGGTGGGCGAAGGGATCGTGTACTGCTTGCAGTCTAAACTGAAGGGCCGCAAGGGATCAGAAGGAAGTATCAACGCAGGTGGCTGTAACTTCAACTCTTTTCTGCGGAGAACTGTCAGGTTTGTGG GGGTCCATGTCTTTGGACTCTGTGCCACAGCACTGGTCACAGATATTATTCAACTGGCTACTGGTTACCATGCTCCGTTCTTCCTGACCGTCTGTAAACCCAACTACACCTTGCTGGGCATCTCCTGTGAGCTGAATCCATACATCACTCAGGACATCTGTGTGGGGCAAGACCAGCATGCCATTCTGTCTGCCAG GAAGACCTTTCCTTCCCAGCAtgcaacactatctgcttttgctGCTGTCTATGTCTCG ATGTACTTTAATTCCATCATCTCGGATAGCACAAAGCTCCTCAAACCTGTTCTGGTTTTTGCTTTTGCCATCGCTGCTGGCATATGTGGCTTGACTCAGATAACACAGTATCGCAGCCATCCTGCTGATGTCTATGTGGGCTTCTTGATTGGCTCTGGCATAGCTGCCTACTTG GCTTACCATGCTGTAGGAAATTTCCAAGCTCCAAATGAGAAGATGCCAGCAAACCCTCCCACCAAGGATGCCCTGAGGGCTTTGACCCAGCGAGGCCATGATTCTGTGTACCAGCAGAATAAGTCAGTGAGCACCGACGAGCTGAATCCCCAGCAACGACTGGATGCCATGAACACTCAAGTCCACCGGGAGAAGAACTCCTTAGGAAGCCTTAAACGGGCCAGTGTGGATGTGGATCTCCTTGCACCTCGCAGTCCAATGGGCAAAGAGAACATGGTGACCTTCAGTAACACCCTACCCAGGGTAAATACACCTTCCATGGATGACCCTGCCCGGCGTCACATGACTATTCATGTGCCAGTGGATGCTTCACGCTCCAAGCAACTCATTTCTGAATGGAAGCAGAAGTCTTTGGAAGGCCGGAGCCTGACACTTGGCGAGGAGGTAGCATTAGTTCAAGCACATCGGAGGACAGTTTCAGAAGCGGCAGGGCTTAGCATGGATGAAGATGAGCATATCCCTCCATCATTGTACCCTACTGTGCAGGCTAGAAACACAGAGCGAGGTTCCATAGGACCCAGAGTTTTGATTCAACCAAGACCAGGATCCTCACAACTGGTCCACATTCCAGAAGAGAGCCAAGGAGCTTCCAATACTTCCCCCAAAGGCAGTGCAGCAGTTCGGGCCAAGTGgatgatgatggcagagaaaggcaCAGCACAACGCACAGCTAACCCTCCACGCCTCATGCAGGTTATCGCCATGTCTAAACAACAAGGCATGATGACTGTAACGCCAAAGCACTCCGAGACCTCCTCCTCATCTACCACTAGCAGCTCAGATTCTTCTCAGTACCGCTCACCTTCAGACAGGGACAGCTCCAGCATTGTTACTATCGATGCACATGCACCACACCATCCTGTTGTGCACTTGTCCTCAGGCAATGGACCCTGGGAGTGGAAGAATACACAGAAACGAACTGACACCCAGGACACCTATGAGCTGAATGAACTAGGTAAGGAATACCAAGGCTTTCGTCCACCCAAGAGTGCTGGCATTTCCCCAGGCTCCTCGATTAGCGACCTTGAGCCTGATGAACCAAGCTATGGAGGCATGGCTACTGGTATTGCAGGAGGAGCTGTAATGGGGTCAACAGGAGCAATTGAGAGAAGGGAGTGTACTCCTGAAAATGTGCTGGGGAGCTCCAGCCAAGAATCCACCCTGAGAAGGAAAGGCAGTCCTCTAATGACTGGGGAGAAAGATAGCCACACAGAGAGTGAAGAGAATTTTTACAAAAAACTTCAAGCTAATCGCAGGTTTAAGGAATAA